The following DNA comes from Athene noctua chromosome 1, bAthNoc1.hap1.1, whole genome shotgun sequence.
TTCAGTCTTGCCAACTTAAAATATAGGCAGCTGCTTTAGGTGCCTCAGGGGTTTTGGGATCACGGTCTTGGAGTTCAACACCTCAGTTCCTCTTTAAGCACCCGGGCGGGATGGGCCTCCAGGGAAAAATGTATCAGGGAATTTCTCTGGCTTTATTTCCTGTAATTAGTGGCCTCAAAAATGAGCAAACTACCACTTTAGAGCATAAATATATTTACACATCCACATATAACATCTACTTGCCTCTGTAACAACAAACTTTCAAATTAAAGGTAACTTCTCCAGCGTTATTCGTTAGTGCTGTAGAAGGAAAGCATCCAGATTCAAGACGGCAATTAGGCATGTGCTTAGTTATGGGTTTAACCCTGTCCCGTGTGTTTTCTTGATCTGGGGCCTTTGACCCAGTCCTTCAGACGCTGAAGCACACACCTACCTTCACAGCCGTGATTAGCTCCGATTGGAGCTATGTAACTTCAAGTGGATGTTGAAGTGCCTGCAAGGAGTTGCACAACAGTGGTAGAGGCAAGACACCTTATCCCAGAGGTGCAAATACAGTCTTGTTTCAAACGATCCCCTTCTTGTCTGTTTTAAGGCCACTGATGTTGTTTTCTATCAAGATTTGAGATACATCACCTTCAGATGGTTCCATTGTCCAGTAAATGGTTTTAAGTGCAATGGCACAAGATTTTGATACTCTGCTGGCCAAAAATCAGTTTTCGGTAGTTTTTTTCAATGTGTTTAACCTCATTAAACTGGGCTGTCAGATTGTCCTTTAGTCTGTGATACTTTATTTTTGGACTAGTGAACAGACTGAGGAAATCTGCTTTCGGGTTCCCACTTAGTTTAGTATTTCATTCCTACTTCACTGTAGGGGGATTATTTGAGGACGGAGGATGTaggaggtaacagttttaaaaaaatacaccaccaccccaccccccaccccccccccccgaacaaTTACATTGACTCAGGACATGACTATTTGATAATAATGTTCATGTATTGCAATCATATGATGCAACTTCCTGCTGCTTATGTTGTGTTTGTCTCCTCAGTCAAGTATGGGCAGGTGACATCTTTTTCATCAAGCTTCAATAAAAAAATTTGAGTTGGGGGAACATAATTTGCCTAGTTACAAAATATTTGGCAATCTTTTTGTTCCATTAATAGGTTTAACAAGgtattatttaaaatctttaGGATTTTATGAAGATTAACTTTTTAATACTTGTttcttaaatgtgattttttttttttcttttcttcttcctgctgGCCCTGACACGCTAGCCATTAGCTAAGTCCTGCCGCTCGCTTTCCCTTTTGTTTATGGGCAGTTtcactttctggttttgaagcTTCTCTGTTTGggttgagaggaaacatctgcatttgcttaaaaaaaaaaatgcctcctGGAATCTTCAAAAGGGCTCAGGAAAATGATTTTGAAATGATATGAAAGGTTGTCTTCACAAAACCAGAATTTGGGGGCTAAAGTTGACTTAATATTGACGATTATTTGAAGACTCCCTTAAAGACCTTCTCTGAGCAAAATCTTTTCAAAGGCATGTCACCCTGCCTTGGACCCATTTAGAAAACAGATGATCAAATTATATACTTCTAAATGTTGGTCTCCGTTCTCATTTTGAGTGGAAACACTCTTTGTTTTGCCTGCTTCACAACTTCGAGGTTCTCTTCCTACTAGCAAAAGAGGTGCTTAATTTAGATCGAAAATGTGAATCGGCATAATTAAGCTCCACCACTCAAAGTGTTCAGTACCATCTCACTCCTGAAATTACTGTTGAAATTACTGTCTACCTTACAactgtttttcaaatttttagaaaaaaacaggtcATTGTTTTTATGAAGTCTTTCTCAGGCTACAGCTTGGGAGCACAAGAAATGAGAGCAAAGCCTAGAGCTATGCAGCAGTCTGTAGCTGGAACACCCACATTGGAGTGACTTCAGGCAGCCCCTCCACTCAAGTTTTATTAATGCTTAAAAGTAACGGGAGTTGTGTCTCTTTCCCTCTTGTGCACACTCACTAATCTCAGATCTGAGCAAATAATCTGTTGACCTTGGTTAGAAGTGAATCGGGCTCCTAAAGAGGCacgtctgggtttttttctttttccccctctcccctccagtcAGTACCTTACAAATACAGCTGCACTGTTCTTGTTTTGTCATGAACCTCTTTTCTGTGCGTGTCTCTGACCACAGAAACTAGACAGATCTTGGAAGAGTATGTGGCTATATTtagtgtatatatgtatatgggTGTGGGAGGGAGAAATGCATTTCAGGAGTGAGAGGGAGACATTGTGATTGGTAAGAACCTAACTCTAAAATcacaagtttaaaaagaaatctatttatAAGAAATACCTCCCTTTAACTTTGAACTATGACTCCTTTAAGAGTAACAAGAATAGTTGTAAACCTCTCAATCAGTTTCAGTCCTGGTTTAAATCCACGTTCAGTATAAAACATAAGAACCTCTCCTTGGCCCCCGACATTACCTTCTCTTATTTTACACAGTGCTGACACACTTGTTTATGTTTTTATCTCTCTGGTGTTCCCAAGTGTCCCTTGTGCTCAGGTAATAGGGGAGAAAACCAAGAGGGCATTTATGGACAAAAGATAGCTTGCAAACTGAAGAGCATTGTCACAGacttgaaaaattatctttaaatattgTAACTTATGTCTACACATGGAAATTAGTAGGAGGGAAGACTTTACCAGGAAAACTTTGAAGGGAAGGAAAGAGCAGTTGTCTTCACTCTGTCAAGTGGGGACATGGGCCTGTTGCACAAATAAAGTTACGTTCTCACTGTGAGCTTCCTTTTTTGTCACTCACGGGCTTGTTCCAGCACATAAGGCACGTATGTCCCCACCCTGAGGTTTAACCTTGTGACAGTAGGAGCCGTTCCTCCAGCTGAAGCAGCCCCAGTTTCTCTATCACTTTTCCAGCAGTGCCAgcacttcttcctcttcccagcccccccaccccccgccgccccaaattttttttctttaaaagagaaaagtgtCAATTTGAACTTCCTGCTTGACAGACCCCACTGAGAAACTGATATGGGCCTGATAAggtggtatttatttatttttcctgctgcaaGGCTTCACAAGTCCTGCTTCTCTCTCCCACCTCACCCCACCCCCCAGCTTTCAGTACATCCCGGTCTCGATACTTCCCAGTGCTGATAGCGTCACCGGGAATATTTGCTCTGAGATGCTGGCGTGGTGACAGGCAGCTGATAAGAAGACGTAGATAATAGTATCCACTTCTTGAACCTAGTAGGAAGTTTTATGTTATACTCAAAAATCAGGATGGGTGTTTAGAAAATGAGTTATCAGTCCACAAGTACAAAATGACTGAAGAAAGTAGATGATTTTTAATGCCAGACAATGAGACACGCTAttagtttatttttgaaagagcTCTGCCTTAAACTTTTAGCATCAAGAGAAGTATCTGTGCACTTCTGTGTGTACATGCTTGCTCTACAACACACCCTATGTTTTATCATAAGCGTTTTAAATGAACATAACTGTGTGCCATTACATTTCATTGCAACTTGAAAATACACAAACTGCCCACGTATCTCAGATTAAATTTGCTTGCTACCAGTCTAATGCTGTTTGAAAAAGGATGTTGCTGTGAAAGTGGGTTGCTGTGAGTAGAAACATGCTTTGAAAGCAGCTGTTTTCTTGGGTACGTTTAATAAATGGCTGTTCTTTGCCTTATAGGGTAATGTTGCCAAATGATAGATTCCATCAGGGTAGTGAATAGTGAAGCAAAGAATCCACGTTGGAAGCGGCGTGGTCATTGCTTGTTCCCATCTTCCTCACTGGGTTCAGCTGGTCCTccaaaaatcagaaataactgtTTCTCACCTCAGTCACAAAAGTAGAAACTTGGCTAAAGGGCTACGATACTTTTGAGTCACATACCTACTGGCACTGACTTGTACCTCCCAATGGAAAACCTTGCACAGAGCTAACCACAAATATGAAACCTTCttgtattttttcccctataaCACAATTATCTTAGAATTCACAATTTCAAGATTATATAACGATCAACTTTGGGAGATGAGATAAAAGCAGACATCTTTTTCTATGGAAGACATCTTTCAGTGTACTGTTTATATTATATTATGTTCAGATAACAAGGTAGAGTCATTGAATACAAATAAacagtgtatgcactgaactgaGCCGAATGGATGTTGGCTTCTATGTCCTTGTTGTTCTtgtaaatacatatttcttttcctttttttttttttttaaagtacatttcaACTTAAGCTGGAGCCAACCAGTcttgctttcttttgctttgcttcagcattttttttataaagtacaGCTGCAAGCAGAGGAGTTTTGCATAGACTGAATGCCACAGAAATCTGCAGTAAATAGTCTGCTTTGTTGTAGATGTTCCTAAGCAGTATATTTAATGAGTAATGATCTGTTTACTGATGGAGAATACCTTCTCTTTGAAGAAGGCTTTCATCCTAGCCAgccatgggtttttttggtactGTAAGTAATTGAACTGGCTGGTGAAGTGACTGCTGTGGTTTGGCAAAAGCCGATTTGTCATGCCTTGTTATTTTACTGAGGAACATTTCTGGGAGCTTGCGTTCTGCAAAGTCCTTCTGTTAAACCTGTATTGTGAACAAATGCTTGTTACTGCATTTATTAGAAATACTGCTTAAATAGACATTAAACAGCAAAGCTAGTCAAATTTAAGGGGAAAGAAAGGTGAAATCAGTTTGCAAAGTGAAGACTAGCACTCTGCAAATGAATCATCATTCAGATCTGTATGTACTGGCTGGTATCCCTTAAATTAACAGCGCTTTTTATTAACACTTAATACCAGCAAGCATTTCTTCACACAGAAATTAGTTTTTTGGCAAGTTAAGTGGTTGCTTGTCTCCAAGAGTGGGCTTTCCTTCCCATTAAACTTGTAGGAGTTAGACTGTGTTTTGAAAAGAGATAATGACGGATGCATATCTAAATAATCATTACCTTGTCTTTGTATTTCAGCACAAACCCATGTTAATCCAAAGCAGCACAGTGCTGATAAAGATGAGCTCTATCAGAAAAGCATCCCAAAGAAGGAGCACAGTGTGAAAGAAATCCTGAAAATGGAATCCAGTCATCCAAAAGGAAAAGACTTCTTCCAGACCAACATTTCACCAGTTACTCCAGAAAAAGACTTGGATGATTTGCATAAGAACTATAGCCCGGAGAGGTGTTTCTTCCCTCGAGTTGTCTACCCAATCCGACCTCACATTCCAGAAGACTATCTGAAAGCTTCCTTAGCATACGGAATGGACAGACCCAGCTACATTACTCACTCACCCATCCAGACATCTACTACGCCGAGTCCTTCCGGGCGGAGCAGCCCAGACCAAAGTTTAAAAAGTTCAAGCCCTCACAGCAGTCCAGGGGTCACGGTTTCACCTCTGGCACCTCCTTCCCAAGAGCACAGAGAGCCGTACTCTTACTTGAACGGATCGTATAGCTCAGAAGGATTGGGGTCTTATCCTGGATATGCACCCCCTGGCCACATCCCACCTGCCTTTCTACCGTCCTATAACCCTCACTACCCCAAATTCCTGTTACCTCCATTCAGTATGAGTTGTAATAACCTGAGCGCTTTGAACAATATCAATGGCATCAACAATTTCAATCTCTTCCCAAGGATGTATCCTCTTTATGGCAACCTGCTCAGCGGAGGTAGCCTTTCCCACCACATGTTGAACCCCGCCACGCTTCCCAGTTCATTGCCCAGTGAAGGAGGCCGTCGATTGCTGCAGCCCGATCATCCGAGAGACTTCCTGATACCAGCACCTAACAGTGCCTTCTCTATCACAGGCGCTGCTGCCAGCATGAAGGACAAGCCATGCAGCCCTACCAGCGGGTCACCCACAGCTGGTACAGCAGCCAGTTCAGAACACATAATGCAACCTAAACCTACCTCAGTGGTGTTGGCTGCCACCGGTGGTGAAGAAGCCATGAATCTCATTAAAAGTAAGAGGAATGTGACCGGTTACAAAACCCTCCCATACCcactgaagaagcagaatggGAAGATCAAGTACGAATGCAATGTCTGCTCCAAGACCTTTGGCCAGCTCTCCAATCTGAAGGTAGGCAGTGGAGAATAGGGCATGAGACTTCTTGGAAGGCTCTGGTTTCTCCCTGTAGGCTATCTAGGAAAAGGAGGTACAGGCCTCCCTGCTTGTTAGGCTGTTTATCAGTCTGGGCTTAATATGGCACCCTCCAGCGAGAGAGCATGGTTGTGAAGACAGTGTTTAATACTGACACCACCTAATTAACCAGATAACATTGTATTTTGGCAATGGGAATCTTCTTCTGACTTTAGAAAACATCTGAAAGTACTTTTGTTACAGTACTGGAAACTGCAAATTGTTAATTGCTTTGTTTCTCCGTAGGTGCACCTCCGAGTACACAGCGGAGAGAGACCATTTAAATGCCAGACTTGCAATAAAGGCTTCACGCAGCTGGCTCACCTCCAGAAGCACTATCTGGTACACACGGGAGAAAAACCCCACGAGTGTCAGGTATGTAACACACCACAGAGACAACTTCCCTTGGAGGCCGAAGGGATGTCAGGGCTCGTGCACACCCCATATGGCGTGCGGGGAGGGCTGCATCACAAACCTGTGGCTGCTCAGGGCTAGAGTCTCTTAGCCGTTTCCAGCCCTGGTGCAGCAGCGCCTGTGAGACAGCAGTGTTCCCTTTAGCCTGCTAGAGCAACATCTGCCTGATACAGTTTTGCCATTGGCCATATTCAAAATGCTGTTCatcaatatttaaataaaaaaggtggggATTTTTGTCCCTTTGTGAGAAAGTGTGAAGATATAAAAAGCTGCTGCTTCATCCTGCCGTCTCCTCCTAGGTGTCTGTATTTAAGCCATAAAATCCCCTCCCACTCATTCACTGTTTCTctgccacacacaccccccccccccccccccccactttatAGGTTTGTCACAAGCGGTTCAGCAGCACCAGCAATCTCAAAACCCACCTGCGGCTCCACTCTGGAGAGAAGCCTTACCAGTGCAAGCTCTGCCCAGCCAAATTCACCCAGTTTGTGCACCTGAAGCTGCACAAGCGTCTCCACACCCGGGAACGTCCCCATAAATGCATCCACTGCCACAAGAGCTACATTCACCTCTGCAGCCTCCAGGTCCACCTGAAGGGCAACTGCCCCGTCGCCCCTGCCTCCGGCCTCTCCATGGAGGACCTGAATCGAATCAACGAGGAGATCGAGAAGTTCGACATCAGTGACAATGCTGACAAGTTGGAAGAAGTGGAGGACAATATCGACTTAACATCGATTGTGGAGAAGGATATACTGACCATGCTCAGGAGGGAAATGGAAGGAGCTAATCTGAAGGCATCTCTACAGAGGAACCTGGGAAATGGACTTATCTCCTCAGGATGCAACCTTTACGAGTCGTCAGATATGTCAATTATGAAGTTGCCTCACGGTCACCCACTACCTCTGTTACCTGTAAAGGTCAAGCAAGAAACAGTTGAACCAATGGACCCTTAAGACTTTTtggcaaagtgattttttttttttttaatttatgacttGGCAAGTCAGGGTGCCTGTAGCAGTTGCTTGTACATAGTTCCAATGCTGCAAAGCAATCTTGGCTTACAGTAGTTTCCCTACGCTCTCCAGCTGAAAGAAGGAACTCCAAAGTTACTGTTTTCTCAGGGCATAAAAAGGGGCAAAGGACTGTGCATTGCCTCGCCAGTTACTAAAAGACAATCATCTatccataattattttttcaatgatAGTACTTCATAATTTATTATGCAATTAATCGTTCTAAAAGCAATAATTAGGAAAATGTTTACAATGACTGGAAAATTCAttgtaatttttactttaaatgtttttattttttgttttatggcCATtctttgtagatatttttttctgcacatcTGTTTTAAGAACCTAAGATTGGGGTTTCAGTAAATGTGTTTTATGCACCGATGTCTTTTAAACAAATGTGGTTTTTCATATTGCCAAAGTTGGACATTTGACATACAGAATCCTTGATCCGTTGGtttgaaaaaaatgctgtgtaCTTTTATTGCAAATCACCCCCCtgggaattgaaaaaaaaaccccagacaaaccCAGAGTAGCAGCAAGCAGGGAAGAAATTGCTACTCCTGCCTCTCTGAGGATGGGAGAGAGATTCTTTTACCTGCAGCTCTACCCAGAACAGATGTGGCACAGCACACACCTACCTGCCGTGGACAATACCCCAGGTTTTTAGAAAACAGCTCTAGCCCCACACATTGTCATATAACTTTATGACCAAAGGAATGCATCAGGTTAAAAGTGgctcttccaaaataaaatatcacttaacattcttttatttccaaaagcagtttaaaagcaaacacaCGAATATTCTTAATATTCTGCCTACAAGGAGGTTTTTGGCagacttctttcttctttttttatttttttttttctggccagaGCCTTCCAGGGATAAAAAAACAATGGTCAGATTCCCTGAGAAAGAAGGGGTTTGGTTTTACTTGTATTTTCCTCTCCCACTTTGCCTGGGTAGAAGTGGGGAACAAAGTCCTTTCCTggcacatacattttttttcttccttcctgtacGACTCAGATTTTTCTCAGtatttgtgtttgtacattttgtggttaatttaattaaagaagaaaagggCATTGCAAAGTTGTTGAACAACAATTACCTCAGTGCTTGTGTCCAGTGGTGCAGACAATGCTGTTTTATCTAAATGCTTTGCTACTttagaaaagaaaccaaaatgtgCACAGGGAAAGATAGAATGCACGTCCTTTTATCTTTTTGTAT
Coding sequences within:
- the PRDM1 gene encoding PR domain zinc finger protein 1 isoform X2, giving the protein MRIKGCFLIFQAATRCSSDAVSFKNLVKGREWTMKMDMEDADMTLWTEADFEEKCTYIVNDHPLDPSADGGTLTQAEASLPRNLTFKYASNCKEVTGVISKEYIPKGTRFGPLVGEIYTSDTVPKNANRKYFWRIYSSGELHHFIDGFNEDKSNWMRYVNPGYSVQEQNLAACQNGMNIYFYTIKPIPANQELLVWYCRDFAERLHYPSSRELTMMNLTQTHVNPKQHSADKDELYQKSIPKKEHSVKEILKMESSHPKGKDFFQTNISPVTPEKDLDDLHKNYSPERCFFPRVVYPIRPHIPEDYLKASLAYGMDRPSYITHSPIQTSTTPSPSGRSSPDQSLKSSSPHSSPGVTVSPLAPPSQEHREPYSYLNGSYSSEGLGSYPGYAPPGHIPPAFLPSYNPHYPKFLLPPFSMSCNNLSALNNINGINNFNLFPRMYPLYGNLLSGGSLSHHMLNPATLPSSLPSEGGRRLLQPDHPRDFLIPAPNSAFSITGAAASMKDKPCSPTSGSPTAGTAASSEHIMQPKPTSVVLAATGGEEAMNLIKSKRNVTGYKTLPYPLKKQNGKIKYECNVCSKTFGQLSNLKVHLRVHSGERPFKCQTCNKGFTQLAHLQKHYLVHTGEKPHECQVCHKRFSSTSNLKTHLRLHSGEKPYQCKLCPAKFTQFVHLKLHKRLHTRERPHKCIHCHKSYIHLCSLQVHLKGNCPVAPASGLSMEDLNRINEEIEKFDISDNADKLEEVEDNIDLTSIVEKDILTMLRREMEGANLKASLQRNLGNGLISSGCNLYESSDMSIMKLPHGHPLPLLPVKVKQETVEPMDP
- the PRDM1 gene encoding PR domain zinc finger protein 1 isoform X4, with the protein product MKMDMEDADMTLWTEADFEEKCTYIVNDHPLDPSADGGTLTQAEASLPRNLTFKYASNCKEVTGVISKEYIPKGTRFGPLVGEIYTSDTVPKNANRKYFWRIYSSGELHHFIDGFNEDKSNWMRYVNPGYSVQEQNLAACQNGMNIYFYTIKPIPANQELLVWYCRDFAERLHYPSSRELTMMNLTQTHVNPKQHSADKDELYQKSIPKKEHSVKEILKMESSHPKGKDFFQTNISPVTPEKDLDDLHKNYSPERCFFPRVVYPIRPHIPEDYLKASLAYGMDRPSYITHSPIQTSTTPSPSGRSSPDQSLKSSSPHSSPGVTVSPLAPPSQEHREPYSYLNGSYSSEGLGSYPGYAPPGHIPPAFLPSYNPHYPKFLLPPFSMSCNNLSALNNINGINNFNLFPRMYPLYGNLLSGGSLSHHMLNPATLPSSLPSEGGRRLLQPDHPRDFLIPAPNSAFSITGAAASMKDKPCSPTSGSPTAGTAASSEHIMQPKPTSVVLAATGGEEAMNLIKSKRNVTGYKTLPYPLKKQNGKIKYECNVCSKTFGQLSNLKVHLRVHSGERPFKCQTCNKGFTQLAHLQKHYLVHTGEKPHECQVCHKRFSSTSNLKTHLRLHSGEKPYQCKLCPAKFTQFVHLKLHKRLHTRERPHKCIHCHKSYIHLCSLQVHLKGNCPVAPASGLSMEDLNRINEEIEKFDISDNADKLEEVEDNIDLTSIVEKDILTMLRREMEGANLKASLQRNLGNGLISSGCNLYESSDMSIMKLPHGHPLPLLPVKVKQETVEPMDP
- the PRDM1 gene encoding PR domain zinc finger protein 1 isoform X1; this translates as MASVGLRLRSLFFAGWRYCWAATRCSSDAVSFKNLVKGREWTMKMDMEDADMTLWTEADFEEKCTYIVNDHPLDPSADGGTLTQAEASLPRNLTFKYASNCKEVTGVISKEYIPKGTRFGPLVGEIYTSDTVPKNANRKYFWRIYSSGELHHFIDGFNEDKSNWMRYVNPGYSVQEQNLAACQNGMNIYFYTIKPIPANQELLVWYCRDFAERLHYPSSRELTMMNLTQTHVNPKQHSADKDELYQKSIPKKEHSVKEILKMESSHPKGKDFFQTNISPVTPEKDLDDLHKNYSPERCFFPRVVYPIRPHIPEDYLKASLAYGMDRPSYITHSPIQTSTTPSPSGRSSPDQSLKSSSPHSSPGVTVSPLAPPSQEHREPYSYLNGSYSSEGLGSYPGYAPPGHIPPAFLPSYNPHYPKFLLPPFSMSCNNLSALNNINGINNFNLFPRMYPLYGNLLSGGSLSHHMLNPATLPSSLPSEGGRRLLQPDHPRDFLIPAPNSAFSITGAAASMKDKPCSPTSGSPTAGTAASSEHIMQPKPTSVVLAATGGEEAMNLIKSKRNVTGYKTLPYPLKKQNGKIKYECNVCSKTFGQLSNLKVHLRVHSGERPFKCQTCNKGFTQLAHLQKHYLVHTGEKPHECQVCHKRFSSTSNLKTHLRLHSGEKPYQCKLCPAKFTQFVHLKLHKRLHTRERPHKCIHCHKSYIHLCSLQVHLKGNCPVAPASGLSMEDLNRINEEIEKFDISDNADKLEEVEDNIDLTSIVEKDILTMLRREMEGANLKASLQRNLGNGLISSGCNLYESSDMSIMKLPHGHPLPLLPVKVKQETVEPMDP
- the PRDM1 gene encoding PR domain zinc finger protein 1 isoform X3 yields the protein MKAATRCSSDAVSFKNLVKGREWTMKMDMEDADMTLWTEADFEEKCTYIVNDHPLDPSADGGTLTQAEASLPRNLTFKYASNCKEVTGVISKEYIPKGTRFGPLVGEIYTSDTVPKNANRKYFWRIYSSGELHHFIDGFNEDKSNWMRYVNPGYSVQEQNLAACQNGMNIYFYTIKPIPANQELLVWYCRDFAERLHYPSSRELTMMNLTQTHVNPKQHSADKDELYQKSIPKKEHSVKEILKMESSHPKGKDFFQTNISPVTPEKDLDDLHKNYSPERCFFPRVVYPIRPHIPEDYLKASLAYGMDRPSYITHSPIQTSTTPSPSGRSSPDQSLKSSSPHSSPGVTVSPLAPPSQEHREPYSYLNGSYSSEGLGSYPGYAPPGHIPPAFLPSYNPHYPKFLLPPFSMSCNNLSALNNINGINNFNLFPRMYPLYGNLLSGGSLSHHMLNPATLPSSLPSEGGRRLLQPDHPRDFLIPAPNSAFSITGAAASMKDKPCSPTSGSPTAGTAASSEHIMQPKPTSVVLAATGGEEAMNLIKSKRNVTGYKTLPYPLKKQNGKIKYECNVCSKTFGQLSNLKVHLRVHSGERPFKCQTCNKGFTQLAHLQKHYLVHTGEKPHECQVCHKRFSSTSNLKTHLRLHSGEKPYQCKLCPAKFTQFVHLKLHKRLHTRERPHKCIHCHKSYIHLCSLQVHLKGNCPVAPASGLSMEDLNRINEEIEKFDISDNADKLEEVEDNIDLTSIVEKDILTMLRREMEGANLKASLQRNLGNGLISSGCNLYESSDMSIMKLPHGHPLPLLPVKVKQETVEPMDP